In Cryptococcus gattii WM276 chromosome A, complete sequence, one genomic interval encodes:
- a CDS encoding uncharacterized protein (Similar to TIGR gene model, INSD accession AAW41163.1) yields MPFLRPSNRPQSVQCFFCLSPSLLPPRPHAPSPPTSSNRKGKGRIAEPGTKWNWQCERCGCWNIRDNTGEMMSDFPAMHNSTFNSKSFALRAQPSSNHLPTASSSTSPFCRNCLTNQTLIMNMLANYLPDEDDPSYPTLYANYPDYLSSLHARYPPVCSNCQPAVEDALRRSDHRAQMEAWGSALTRGKKITKGDPEVAVPELGRRHWRTKCALWILTWLSGLSQQTMCWNWYMNGGEADMREFFPPLLIMTFTICNLAMLLWVLSDFWSYCLKNHVKNKAEKKRASKTSPMIVSLSTRLIAFFCLLYATRHSNEHARPIPLIIGWTLLTVETLLFFILFYYAQEPGPVVPIRLVRPVPVIASRQTDPVAENSSQLDGLHNLSFQMQQSQTTSPNPVFGQPSLQRPVEELEPEPMDWEPSPIVSETGVSRPPGWTSVDDEDDIALHPKKADWDSFAINKQRMFPRAAQEETGLENLLAGWGLDNGLEGAPRVQTVRNDVVLKKKYMGLGKAAQMVLFALFVIRLFSAAGFNILSSLAHLGVFSRSNMFLLSSELSLTIVRLLLIFTTQPISFLNLGLAIFDAVLRGMVLTSHEFVDVLLDQIGDERARCVEWVFWGFLDLVGLAV; encoded by the exons ATGCCCTTCCTCCGCCCGTCCAATCGCCCACAGTCAGTACAGTGCTTCTTTTGcctctctccctctctccttcccccTCGTCCTCATGCCCCGTCACCGCCCACCTCGTCCAACAGAAAGGGCAAAGGACGCATTGCAGAACCTGGTACCAAGTGGAATTGGCAGTGTGAGAGATGTGGATGCTGGAATATACGTGACAAT ACCGGGGAGATGATGTCTGATTTTCCAGCCATGCACAACTCGACGTTCAACTCCAAGTCCTTTGCCCTGCGAG CACAACCTTCGTCAAACCATCTACCGACCGCATCATCCTCAACTTCGCCGTTCTGTCGAAATTGCCTGACGAACCAAACGCTGATTATGAACATGTTGGCCAATTATCTGCCAGATGAGGAC GATCCTTCTTATCCTACTCTCTACGCCAACTACCCTGACTACCTTTCCTCCCTTCATGCTCGCTATCCCCCTGTTTGCTCCAACTGTCAACCTGCAGTGGAGGACGCCCTCCGTAGATCTGATCATCGAGCGCAAATGGAAGCCTGGGGATCGGCTTTAACTCGTGGGAAGAAGATTACCAAGGGTGATCCCGAAGTGGCCGTTCCAGAGTTAGGCAGACGTCACTGGAGGACAAAGTGCGCGTTATGGATCCTCACTTGGCTTTCTGGCCTTTCGCAGCAGACAATGT GCTGGAACTGGTATATGAACGGAGGCGAAGCGGACATGAGGGAGTTTTTTCCACCTTTGCTCATCATGACGTTCACAATCTGTAACCTCGCCATGCTACTATGGGTCCTTTCTGATTTCTGGTCTTACTGCTTGAAGAATCACGTGAAAAATAAAGCCGAAAAAAAGCGTGCTTCCAAG ACGTCCCCAATGATtgtttccctttcaacGCGGCTTATCGCCTTTTTCTGTCTTTTGTACGCAACAAGACATAGCAATGAACATGCGCGGCCCATCCCGCTGATCATTGGGTGGACACTGCTGACCGTGGAAACGCTG TTGTTTTTTATCCTCTTCTACTACGCCCAAGAGCCGGGACCGGTAGTACCCATCAGACTAGTGCGACCTGTACCCGTAATCGCCTCTCGTCAAACAGATCCTGTGGCTGAAAACTCCTCTCAACTTGATGGTCTGCACAACCTCTCATTCCAAATGCAGCAATCCCAAACTACCTCTCCCAATCCTGTTTTTGGCCAACCATCTCTTCAACGTCCTGTTGAAGAACTGGAACCCGAGCCCATGGATTGGGAACCATCGCCGATCGTTAGCGAAACTGGAGTTTCTCGTCCCCCTGGATGGACATCTGTagatgatgaggacgatATTGCCTTACATCCTAAAAAGGCCGATTGGGACAGTTTTGCGATAAATAAGCAGCGCATGTTCCCCCGTGCTGCTCAGGAAGAAACTGGTCTAGAAAATCTCCTTGCTGGGTGGGGCTTGGATAACGGCTTGGAAGGTGCTCCTCGAGTACAGACTGTCAGGAACGACGTCGTCCTGAAGAAAAAGTATATGGGATTGGGCAAAGCAGCTCAGATGGTGTTATTTGCCCTCTTCGTGATTCGCCTCTTCAGCGCAGCTGGCTTCAATATTTTATCTTCTTTGGCTCATCTTGGAGTCTTTTCCCGCTCAAATATGtttctcctctcctctgAGCTCTCACTCACGATCGTGCGCCTTTTGCTCATTTTTACAACTCAACCCATCTCTTTTCTCAATTTAGGATTGGCGATATTTGATGCCGTCCTGCGAGGAATGGTTCTGACGTCTCACGAATTTGTCGACGTTTTGCTGGATCAGATAGGGGACGAGAGGGCGCGATGCGTGGAATGGGTGTTCTGGGGTTTTTTGGATCTTGTGGGGCTCGCTGTGTAG
- a CDS encoding Histone deacetylase, putative (Similar to TIGR gene model, INSD accession AAW41165.1), translating to MAASECPLGLYVQPACLQHRYIRHTNASHIFERPERLRAVLLGVAAAVARLEQRNTADDLASLLSSLSLVSPAQPTAHLHLVPAPPLPPTPGNILLHHPAVQLAHSPVPDAPFPYIGPPSTGPSGASFPSSSYLRDLVKWSNGAVDRIKQTGCEIPEGLGLNPGDLYLGPGSIIAIEGAIQTVCQAVDHVVRKPKPVSIKEEEPSTPPVEGPADGPLFTKAFCAIRPPGHHCGEDAPSGFCYVNNVVIGALHGYLQHDIDRAIIIDFDLHHGNGTQALVMPLNAASYADDIQVKAGKPPIIGQGGRRRRGWKGFYGSVHDIDGDLDLIRDASISLAAHGQYIENIHLKPYTSEADFYERIYPLYLALLDKAKVFMEETEANPERTIVFISAGFDACEWEHQGMQRHDRRVPVSFYSRYTRDIAAFADKYTEGKVVSVLEGGYSDRALTSAAMGHIVGMRGSLPEGCDEWWTERELINLEKATKKKRGGKLAPLPAEFATQPHLSRTHSLLAHFEGVTSTESVASTATNTPMGTRMTLRDRRRADEAGRASVESTPGSGGAKRGKGRAVAAVVGTPATSKLKTSSHPIPTDTSSVEPETNTVAPSHNYTPLTDKTLETTQSSLEKSVRREKEMGDWIEEAVKDITKMSLEEHASTPVPEHEFKSQSSPPLSQTPTTTTTTTALLPKIILRIPARPTIDNTAEQPHPIPPPSSQSDQQPPLDTEQPPLDIETQARTPSSEAVTYNSTATAAELLNHIAGGH from the exons ATGGCCGCCAGCGAGTGCCCTCTTGGGCTGTACGTGCAGCCGGCGTGTCTCCAGCACAGATACATCCGCCATACAAACGCATCCCACATATTCGAGCGTCCAGAGCGACTCCGCGCAGTGCTCCTCGGCGTCGCTGCTGCAGTCGCCAGGCTCGAGCAGCGCAACACTGCAGACGATCTCGCCAgcctcctctcctccctGTCCCTCGTATCCCCTGCCCAGCCCACAGCCCACCTCCACCTCGTGCCCGCCCCGCCCCTCCCGCCCACGCCCGGCAACATCCTCCTGCACCATCCCGCAGTCCAGCTCGCCCACTCCCCAGTCCCCGACGCCCCTTTTCCATACATCGGCCCACCGTCCACAGGCCCTTCTGGCGCAAGTTTCCCGTCGTCCAGCTATCTCAGGGATCTGGTCAAGTGGTCCAACGGGGCGGTGGACAGGATCAAGCAAACGGGATGCGAGATACCAGAGGGACTGGGACTGAACCCTGGAGATCTTTATCTCGGCCCTGGAAGTATCATTGCCATCGAGGGCGCT ATTCAAACAGTTTGTCAAGCGGTAGATCATGTAGTGCGGAAACCAAAACCGGTATCCATCAAAGAAGAGGAGCCGTCTACACCCCCTGTGGAAGGTCCTGCAGATGGGCCATTGTTCACGAAAGCGTTTTGTGCGATAAGACCACCAGGTCATCACTGTGGTGAAGATGCACCCTCTGG GTTTTGCTATGTCAACAACGTGGTCATTGGCGCCCTGCATG GCTACCTCCAACACGACATTGATCGCGCAATCATCATTGATTTCGATCTGCACCACGGTAACGGCACGCAAGCGCTCGTTATGCCTCTCAACGCGGCTTCCTATGCGGATGATATCCAGGTCAAGGCGGGAAAGCCACCGATCATTGGAcaaggagggagaagaagaagaggttggaAGGGGTTCTATGGATCAGTGCATGATATT GATGGCGATCTTGATCTCATTCGAGACgcctccatctctctcgCTGCTCATGGACAATACAT CGAAAATATCCATCTTAAACCATACACCTCTGAAGCCGATTTCTACGAACGAATCTATCCTCTCTATCTTGCGCTCTTGGACAAGGCCAAGGTATTTATGGAAGAGACTGAAGCGAACCCAGAGAGAACGATTGTTTTCATAAGTGCAGGATTCGATGCTTGTGAATGGGAACATCAAGGAATGCAGCGGCATGATCGACGAGTACCC GTTTCGTTCTATTCAAGGTATACGCGTGATATTGCAGCTTTTGCGGACAAGTACACCGAGGGCAAGGTTGTCTCCGTTTTAGAAGGCGGTTACAGCGATCGCGCTTTGACAAGTGCGGCCATGGGTCATATTGTGGGAATGAGAGGGTCGTTGCCTGAAGGATGTGATGAGTGGTGGACAGAAAGAGAGCTGATTAAT TTGGAAAAGGCAAcgaaaaagaagagaggaggtAAACTTGCCCCTCTTCCAGCAGAGTTTGCCACACAACCCCATCTCTCTCGAACACACTCTCTCCTTGCCCATTTTGAAGGGGTGACTTCAACAGAGTCAGTCGCAAGTACAGCTACAAATACGCCCATGGGGACAAGAATGACCTTGCGCGATAGAAGAAGGGCGGATGAGGCTGGTAGAGCGAGTGTAGAGAGTACACCTGGTTCCGGTGGGGCGAAAAGGGGCAAGGGAAGGGCGGTAGCGGCGGTGGTGGGGACACCGGCAACATCCAAGCTCAAGACATCCTCGCACCCCATTCCCACAGATACATCCTCTGTGGAGCCAGAAACTAACACAGTAGCTCCTTCGCACAACTATACACCATTAACGGATAAAACGCTCGAAACAACACAATCTTCGTTGGAAAAGAGTGTaaggagagaaaaagaaatgGGAGACTGGATTGAAGAAGCTGTCAAAGACATTACAAAAATGTCTCTGGAAGAGCATGCATCCACACCGGTACCGGAACACGAATTCAAGTCCCAGTCGTCCCCGCCTTTATCACAAACTCCAACGACCACGACCACGACGACGGCTTTACTACCCAAAATTATCCTCCGTATTCCCGCACGCCCAACTATCGATAATACTGCCGAGCAACCTCACCCCATCCCACCACCCTCATCACAGTCGGACCAACAACCCCCTCTCGATACCGAACAACCCCCTCTTGATATCGAAACACAAGCTCGAACCCCATCTTCCGAGGCTGTTACATACAACTCTACAGCGACCGCCGCCGAGCTTTTAAATCACATTGCCGGCGGTCACTAG
- a CDS encoding Chromatin remodeling-related protein, putative (Similar to TIGR gene model, INSD accession AAW41166.1), with protein MPAIPRPHSPAQPLPAAEHASDSSAHAQAGSPADTAHPGPPADQKVKKKRLGVDPSLIIAEGGRSKRRRTPSPDPEQKEQVNLDPKDSARAKELGMVIYEKIMDSKTKEGESMSQPFVKLPSKRSFPDYYETIKHPMSLEMVKAKLDTQDYQTLKEVVADIGQIFNNAKRYNMRESLLFQWAKKLHTNPGKHGDESESDAEGEHHHALMAGTVHEPDAADGSTHGEEGSQWSKRKKGPYAIKEGPTVYKLIKPVLKSVKEAKSNDGRDISAIFMELPDRKDIPDYYRTIKNPISLEEIETKHAGRRYDSWEEFFDDMELMCNNAMEYNADGSQVFQDAQQIMKPSNIASLQAEGTQQATYSASPSYSRSPAVGHTPLPIATPSPMPGTIAHHPYPPHSHQQQLQPQFQQPQHISAPSPHSIQSQIYSPVPHQIPHTPTPTPPTTTTATATTTSTTTYLPALPPGVVTEEVVASLERYPLYEQQAWQASLPPHALSILRQMATNVEMRKRAVAAAAMAGQQGYLPSQGNVHMETSRPSLIHQAQVHAQAQAQAQAQAQAQAQAQMQGQAQAQAASRHHIPVDKPPPSPPVIKYIDFTFYRSGSGSGSSHAKVPQQQETIRLRNLRGVFTHCILLDKQISDVEVVAYRDVSSSLPSPSPSPSPSPSQQGQEAEMMVLKLNNTPITSGEPVLGRRNGNEQQTQMAMKWKVIVPLTKVENKIEINVGKTEDQGSMIYLTRQ; from the exons ATGCCTGCCATTCCCCGCCCACACTCCCCCGCACAACCACTGCCAGCTGCAGAACACGCCTCCGACTCGTCCGCGCATGCGCAGGCAGGCAGCCCAGCCGACACAGCCCACCCCGGCCCGCCCGCAGACCAAAAAGTCAAGAAGAAGCGCCTCGGCGTCGATCCGAGTCTCATCATCGCAGAGGGAGGCAGGTCCAAGCGGAGACGTACACCTTCCCCAGACCCCGAGCAGAAAGAACAAGTCAATCTCGATCCCAAAGACTCGGCGAGGGCAAAAGAGCTCGGCATGGTGATCTATGAAAAGATCATGGACTCCAAAACCAAAGA GGGCGAATCCATGTCCCAACCGTTTGTCAAGCTTCCAAGCAAG AGATCGTTTCCGGACTATTATGAAACCATCAAACATCCGATGAGTCTCGAGATGGTCAAGGCCAAGCTGGATACGCAGGATTACCAGACGCTGAAAGAGGTCGTTGCCGATATTGGCCAGATATTCAACAATGCTAAACGAT ATAACATGAGAGAGTCTCTGTTATTCCAATGGGCTAAAAAGCTTCAT ACCAACCCAGGCAAACATGGAGACGAGTCTGAGTCCGACGCTGAAGGCGAACATCACCATGCTCTCATGGCGGGGACAGTGCACGAGCCTGATGCTGCGGATGGTAGTACACATGGCGAAGAGGGAAGCCAGTGGTCCAAGAGGAAAAAGGGACCGTATGCGATCAAGGAAGGGCCAACAGTCTACAAACTGATCAAACCGGTTTTGAAATCAGTCAAAGAGGCCAAATCAAACGA TGGAAGGGATATTTCAGCCATCTTTATGGAGCTACCTGATCGAAAAGATATACCCGACTATTACAGGACTATCAAGAACCCCATATCACTGGAAGAAATTGAG ACAAAACATGCAGGAAGACGGTACGACTCATGGGAAGAATTCTTTGATGACATGGAACTCATGTGCAACAATGCCATGGAGTACAATGCCGATGGAAGCCAAGTCTTTCAGGATGCTCAGCAGATCATG AAGCCATCCAATATCGCCTCCCTCCAAGCTGAAGGCACGCAGCAAGCTACTTACTCGGCTTCTCCTAGTTATTCTCGTTCGCCTGCCGTTGGACATACGCCTTTGCCCATTGCCACACCAAGTCCCATGCCTGGCACTATAGCTCATCACCCATACCCGCCACACTCACATCAGCAACAGCTCCAGCCGCAGTTTCAACAGCCGCAGCACATATCGGCGCCATCTCCCCATTCTATCCAATCTCAAATTTATAGCCCTGTCCCCCACCAGATCCCCCATACACCGACACCGACACCacccaccaccaccaccgccaccgcCACGACTACGTCCACCACCACTTACCTACCTGCTCTCCCTCCAGGAGTGGTCACCGAAGAAGTAGTTGCGTCTCTCGAGCGATACCCATTATACGAACAACAAGCTTGGCAAGCCAGCTTACCGCCGCATGCCTTGTCGATTTTGAGACAGATGGCGACAAACGTCGAGATGCGGAAAAGGGCTGTAGCGGCTGCCGCCATGGCCGGGCAGCAGGGGTATCTCCCGTCCCAGGGGAATGTTCATATGGAGACGTCAAGACCGTCGTTGATACACCAGGCTCAGGTGCAtgctcaagctcaagcACAGGCTCAGGCACAAGCACAAGCCCAGGCGCAAGCGCAGATGCAGGGCCAAGCCCAAGCACAAGCAGCATCCCGCCATCACATCCCTGTCGATAAACCACCCCCCTCACCGCCTGTCATCAAGTATATCGACTTTACCTTTTACCGTTCAGGTTCGGGTTCGGGCAGCAGCCATGCCAAAGTGCCGCAGCAGCAGGAAACGATTCGGTTACGCAATTTAAGAGGCGTTTTCACCCATTGTATTCTGCTTGATAAACAGATAAGCGATGTGGAGGTGGTTGCCTACCGTGATGTGTCATCATCGTTACCCTCTCCTTCACCGTCCCCGTCCCCGTCCCCGTCTCAGCAGGGGCAAGAAGCGGAAATGATGGTTCTCAAACTCAATAACACACCCATTACGTCGGGCGAGCCTGTCTTGGGACGGCGGAATGGGAATGAACAGCAAACACAAATGGCTATGAAGTGGAAAGTGATCGTGCCATTAACCAAGGTGGAGAATAAAATTGAGATCAATGTGGGAAAGACTGAAGACCAAGGTAGTATGATTTATTTAACTCGACAataa
- a CDS encoding Carboxymethylenebutenolidase, putative (Similar to TIGR gene model, INSD accession AAW41167.1), with translation MLIKTSYRDVPTTANGKSGTIRIYLVEPSLPGYPKARFPGCVVFSEIYQVTGPVERFASNIASEGYIVALPSSFHEFEGPEPIPYDSEGTDRGNCYKVEKTVEAYDEDATLSIDLLVSLPNCTGRIASTGMCLGGHLALRCAFDPRVQATFCYFATDVHSATLGKGKADDTLIKIRKGDLTGKGEVAMVFGKQDTHVDRDGRSLIRDTLDAADVTFTFLEVQAQHAFIRDESSKGRWDAALSRSLFGMMMELFNRRVARDLGEPTDDGGKIEHVC, from the exons ATGTTGATCAAGACTTCCTACCGAGACGTACCAACCACCGCTAACGGTAAAAGCGGTACCATCCGTATCTACCTGGTAGAGCCTAGCTTGCCCGGATACCCCAAAGCCAGATTCCCAGGAT GCGTGGTTTTCTCCGAGATCTACCAGGTGACAGGTCCTGTCGAGAG ATTTGCTAGCAACATTGCGAGTGAGGGGTATATCGTTGCCCTTCCCTCTTCATTCCATGAATTCGAAGGCCCCGAACCCATTCCTTACGACTCTGAAGGCACCGATCGTGGAAACTGTTACAAG GTTGAGAAGACGGTTGAGGCTTATGACGAAGATGCTACTTTATCAATTGATCTCCTTGTTTCTCTTCCCAACTGTACAGGGAGGATCGCTTCGACGGGGATGTGTCTCGGCGGACACCTGGCATTGCGC TGCGCTTTCGATCCCCGAGTCCAAGCTACATTCTGCTATTTCGCAACCGA TGTGCACTCGGCTACGCTTGGTAAAGGCAAAGCGGACGATACTCTTATAAAGATCAGAAAAGGCGATTTGACAGGTAAAGGGGAGGTTGCCATGGTCTTTGGTAAACAG GATACCCACGTTGACCGTGATGGCCGTTCTCTGATTCGAGACACCCTAGATGCGGCCGACGTCACTTTTACTTTCCTCGAAGTACAGGCACAACACGCTTTTATCCGTGACGAATCCTCCAAGGGTCGATGGGACGCCGCTTTAAGCCGTTCGCTATTTGGCATGATGATGGAGCTTTTCAACAGACGAGTGGCAAGGGATCTTGGAGAACCTACTGACGATGGCGGTAAGATTGAACATGTTTGTTAG